One window of Fusobacterium polymorphum genomic DNA carries:
- a CDS encoding ImmA/IrrE family metallo-endopeptidase yields MKKMTDKRKKEILKLINDLYFEFGTKNPLRLCKGLGIEVVSANIEMKGLYTEVFSSKLIIIQNLLDDFAKLFVIGHELFHALEHDCEQVRFFRECTSFKTNLYEEEANYFATHLLEDCIPFHQDEIADLEIAEELEKYLDI; encoded by the coding sequence ATGAAGAAAATGACAGACAAAAGAAAAAAAGAAATTCTAAAATTGATTAATGATCTATATTTTGAGTTTGGAACTAAAAATCCTCTTCGTCTTTGTAAAGGATTAGGAATTGAAGTCGTTTCTGCTAATATTGAAATGAAAGGCTTATATACAGAAGTCTTTTCATCTAAACTTATTATTATTCAAAATTTACTTGATGACTTTGCAAAACTTTTTGTTATAGGACATGAACTATTTCATGCTCTTGAACATGACTGTGAACAAGTTAGATTCTTTAGGGAATGTACTAGTTTTAAAACTAATCTCTATGAAGAAGAAGCAAATTATTTTGCTACTCATCTTTTAGAGGATTGTATTCCCTTTCATCAAGATGAGATTGCAGACTTAGAAATT